From Pseudomonas sp. CCI4.2, one genomic window encodes:
- a CDS encoding M48 family metallopeptidase produces the protein MIAPAFPPLKYLQAYPPALQEQVQQLISQNRLEAYLKQRYPERHAVQSDKALYVYALALKQEHLRNAPNIDKVLFDNRLDLTHRALGLHTTISRVQGGKLKSKKEIRIASLFKDAAPEFLKMIVVHELAHFKESDHNKAFYQLCEHMQPGYHQLEFDLRIYLTYRDLQGKAAE, from the coding sequence ATGATCGCGCCTGCTTTCCCTCCGTTGAAATACCTGCAAGCTTATCCGCCGGCTCTCCAGGAGCAGGTGCAGCAATTGATTTCGCAGAATCGGCTGGAGGCTTATTTGAAACAACGCTATCCCGAGCGCCACGCGGTGCAGAGCGATAAAGCGTTGTACGTCTATGCGCTGGCGTTAAAGCAAGAGCACCTGCGCAACGCACCCAATATCGACAAAGTGCTGTTCGATAATCGTCTTGACCTGACCCACCGAGCGCTAGGGTTGCACACGACAATTTCCCGAGTCCAAGGCGGGAAGCTCAAGTCCAAGAAAGAAATCCGCATTGCCTCATTGTTCAAGGACGCCGCGCCAGAATTTTTAAAGATGATCGTGGTTCACGAGCTGGCGCACTTCAAAGAGTCAGACCATAACAAAGCGTTTTATCAGCTGTGTGAACACATGCAGCCCGGCTATCACCAGTTAGAGTTCGATCTGCGCATTTACCTGACGTACCGTGACCTGCAAGGAAAAGCCGCCGAATGA
- a CDS encoding putative bifunctional diguanylate cyclase/phosphodiesterase gives MECLQSKPSEATSVLLVVDDYPENLITMRAVLQRQDWHVVTAGSGVEALNVLLEMEVDLVLLDVHMPGMDGFEVARLMRGSQRTRLTPIIFLTASEQSQASVHKGYASGAVDYLFKPFDPQVLKPKVQALLEHQRNRRALQTLSHELEAARAFNASVLSNVAEGILVVDEAGVISFANPAICRLLNATVDELQGTEVIDYLSKPHVLQWSESDFYRSYRNADTYRMHDAVLRTADGPQVPVALSCAPLPAEQRSMVLSILDMSVVRDLCQQLEQQAVTDSLTGLLNRRGFYQTVENTLARSDRADKSLVVLYLDLDGFKRVNDSLGHDAGDRVLLWVAEQLRECLRPYDILARMGGDEFTAVIDGLDYPEQAAIIAEKLIERVSVRQQIDGLDVTLGASIGIATYPDCGADLDGLLRAADIAMYEAKRAGRQQYRFYDHEMNGRARSRLMLEESVRTAIEGNDFSLVYQPQVSIEHGRVRGFEALLHWQHPDVGDVPPGLFIPLLEETRLINRLSSWIFEQAAEQRQAWNGIFPQELVLAVSVSAAQFSLPNLASELHLAITRYGLRPHQLEVEISEGSLAQSLIHSRKQLQALREVGVRIAMDDFGVGECSLSLLHTLELDTLKIDRQFVARLLDSPRDAAVARSVIQLCRELGMLVIAEGVDKAEHYQWLAENGCHLVQGALITPPLTADGALQFLKPFDWDRSKGI, from the coding sequence ATGGAATGCCTGCAATCAAAGCCATCGGAAGCTACCTCGGTCCTCTTGGTCGTTGATGATTACCCTGAAAATCTGATCACCATGCGTGCCGTCTTGCAGCGGCAAGATTGGCACGTCGTCACGGCCGGCTCCGGGGTCGAAGCGCTGAATGTGCTGCTGGAAATGGAAGTCGATCTAGTGTTGCTCGACGTCCACATGCCGGGCATGGATGGTTTTGAGGTTGCTCGGCTCATGCGCGGCAGCCAGCGCACCCGGCTGACGCCGATTATTTTCCTGACCGCCAGCGAACAGTCCCAGGCCTCGGTGCACAAAGGCTACGCTAGCGGCGCTGTGGATTATTTGTTCAAACCCTTCGATCCTCAGGTCCTGAAACCAAAAGTCCAGGCGTTACTGGAACATCAGCGTAACCGCCGCGCCTTGCAAACCCTGAGTCATGAACTGGAAGCTGCCCGCGCCTTCAACGCATCGGTGCTGTCGAACGTCGCCGAAGGCATCCTGGTCGTCGACGAGGCGGGCGTGATCAGTTTTGCCAATCCGGCGATTTGTCGTTTGCTCAATGCAACTGTCGATGAATTGCAGGGCACTGAAGTGATCGATTACCTGAGCAAGCCCCACGTGTTGCAATGGTCGGAGTCGGATTTTTATCGCAGCTACCGCAATGCGGATACGTACCGCATGCACGATGCCGTTTTGCGCACGGCTGACGGCCCTCAGGTGCCGGTCGCGTTGTCCTGTGCGCCGTTGCCCGCCGAGCAGCGGTCGATGGTGTTGAGTATTCTCGACATGTCGGTGGTGCGCGACTTGTGCCAGCAACTTGAGCAGCAGGCGGTGACCGACTCGCTCACCGGGCTGCTCAACCGCCGCGGTTTTTATCAAACGGTCGAAAACACCTTGGCGCGCTCCGACCGTGCCGACAAATCACTGGTGGTGTTGTACCTGGACCTTGATGGGTTCAAGCGTGTCAACGACTCGCTGGGTCACGATGCGGGTGATCGGGTGTTGCTATGGGTTGCTGAGCAGTTAAGGGAGTGTCTGCGGCCTTACGACATACTGGCGCGCATGGGCGGTGATGAGTTTACCGCTGTGATTGACGGTCTGGATTATCCGGAACAAGCGGCGATCATCGCTGAAAAATTAATTGAGCGCGTGTCTGTGCGACAGCAGATCGACGGTCTGGATGTCACGCTGGGCGCCAGCATTGGCATTGCGACCTACCCCGATTGTGGCGCCGACCTGGATGGCTTGCTGCGCGCCGCCGACATTGCCATGTACGAGGCCAAGCGCGCGGGGCGTCAGCAATATCGTTTTTATGACCATGAAATGAATGGTCGCGCCCGCTCGCGGTTGATGCTCGAAGAGAGCGTGCGAACGGCCATCGAGGGGAATGATTTCTCGTTGGTTTATCAGCCTCAGGTCTCTATTGAACACGGTCGCGTGCGCGGTTTTGAGGCTTTGTTGCACTGGCAACACCCTGACGTTGGGGATGTGCCGCCGGGGCTGTTTATCCCGCTGCTCGAAGAGACGCGTCTGATCAATAGGCTAAGCAGCTGGATTTTCGAGCAGGCCGCCGAACAGCGCCAGGCCTGGAACGGCATTTTTCCTCAGGAGTTGGTGCTAGCGGTGAGCGTCAGTGCTGCGCAGTTCAGCCTGCCCAATCTGGCCTCGGAACTTCACCTCGCCATCACCCGCTACGGGCTGCGACCGCATCAGCTAGAGGTCGAAATTTCCGAAGGTTCGCTGGCGCAGAGCCTTATTCACTCACGCAAGCAATTACAGGCCCTTCGTGAGGTCGGCGTGCGTATTGCGATGGATGATTTCGGTGTGGGTGAATGCTCGCTTTCGCTCCTGCACACGCTCGAGCTGGATACGCTGAAAATTGATCGCCAGTTTGTCGCTCGGCTACTCGACTCACCGCGTGATGCGGCGGTGGCGCGCAGTGTCATTCAGCTCTGTCGTGAGTTGGGCATGCTAGTGATTGCCGAAGGTGTCGACAAGGCCGAGCACTATCAGTGGCTGGCCGAAAACGGTTGTCACTTGGTTCAGGGGGCTTTGATCACGCCGCCGCTGACCGCGGACGGTGCCTTACAGTTTTTAAAACCGTTCGACTGGGACAGGTCCAAAGGGATTTGA